Proteins encoded together in one Candidatus Methylomirabilota bacterium window:
- a CDS encoding TraR/DksA family transcriptional regulator: MEEIRKKLEHELSHTVHRIRQMGGAVVMEEFAGALGDNSPFADEVDLIQVNENREMSFATRSMLVERANKLAEALERLRGGEYGICQECEETIAPARLRAMPEVTTCVRCQDRLERMKRLQPVGASKGNEAEEE; the protein is encoded by the coding sequence ATGGAAGAGATCAGAAAGAAGCTCGAACACGAGCTGTCGCATACGGTGCACCGCATCCGCCAGATGGGCGGCGCGGTGGTCATGGAGGAGTTTGCGGGGGCGCTTGGCGACAACTCGCCCTTCGCCGACGAAGTCGATCTGATCCAGGTGAACGAGAACCGCGAGATGAGCTTCGCCACGCGCAGCATGCTGGTGGAACGCGCGAACAAGCTGGCCGAGGCCCTCGAGCGCCTGCGCGGGGGTGAGTACGGGATCTGCCAGGAGTGCGAGGAGACCATCGCGCCCGCCCGGCTCCGGGCCATGCCGGAGGTCACCACCTGCGTGCGCTGCCAGGACCGCCTGGAGCGGATGAAGCGGCTTCAGCCGGTCGGCGCGTCCAAGGGCAACGAGGCCGAAGAGGAGTAG
- a CDS encoding glycerophosphodiester phosphodiesterase family protein — translation MPLPPPPLVIADRGASAEAPEHTIAALERALVLGADALAISVHLSADDQPVVIHDFTLERSTSGAGPVRAHTVRELKRLDAGGWFGATFAGQRLQTLQEVLERFRGRTRFWIELRGGSALYPGIEERVVGLLEVYDVLDAALVQCFDRAALGIMRALSREVRLGLRVGHRPLDRAADLTPGLDAVCASVAILGEDDAAAIRTAGRACHVWTVNEPALMERLVGWTVDGIITGRPDLLRACLARSGRAG, via the coding sequence ATGCCGCTCCCTCCCCCGCCCCTCGTCATCGCCGACCGCGGCGCGTCCGCGGAAGCGCCGGAACACACGATCGCCGCCCTGGAGCGGGCGCTCGTGCTGGGCGCCGACGCCCTCGCGATCAGCGTGCACCTCTCGGCGGACGACCAGCCCGTGGTGATCCATGACTTCACGCTCGAGCGCAGCACCAGCGGCGCCGGTCCGGTGCGCGCGCATACCGTTCGCGAGCTCAAGCGGCTCGACGCCGGAGGATGGTTCGGCGCCACGTTCGCGGGCCAGCGCCTGCAGACGCTCCAGGAGGTGCTCGAGCGGTTCCGCGGCCGGACGCGCTTCTGGATCGAGCTGCGCGGCGGCTCCGCCCTCTATCCGGGCATCGAGGAGCGCGTGGTCGGGCTCCTGGAGGTGTACGACGTCCTCGACGCCGCCCTCGTGCAGTGCTTCGATCGGGCGGCGCTGGGGATCATGCGCGCCCTGTCACGAGAAGTCCGGCTGGGCCTGCGGGTCGGTCACCGGCCGCTCGATCGCGCGGCGGACCTGACCCCGGGACTGGACGCGGTCTGCGCCTCGGTGGCGATCCTGGGCGAGGACGACGCGGCGGCCATTCGGACGGCGGGCCGCGCCTGCCATGTCTGGACAGTGAACGAGCCGGCCCTCATGGAGCGGCTCGTCGGGTGGACCGTGGACGGCATCATCACCGGCCGGCCCGACCTGCTCCGCGCCTGCCTCGCGCGCTCTGGTCGGGCCGGCTGA
- a CDS encoding lysophospholipid acyltransferase family protein, which translates to MHTPLLDVFRPAVWLSARLYFRIRFEGVANIPKHGPLLITPNHVTFADPPLVSIPIRRPVHYMAWDRLFEIRGLAWLIRRLRAFPVDIESSDPKATRAAVRLLDAGQVVMIFPEAGRSLDGRLQRFKLGAFRLACARGVPVLPVTILGGHESWPPGRALPRPGRLTIVYHPVAAPPANGGDLRHAARQLADRVREAVASRLPSSLIPPAAADGRG; encoded by the coding sequence GTGCACACGCCCCTTCTCGACGTATTCCGCCCGGCGGTGTGGCTCAGCGCGCGGCTTTACTTCCGCATCCGCTTCGAAGGTGTCGCCAACATTCCCAAGCACGGCCCGCTCCTCATCACACCCAATCACGTGACGTTCGCCGATCCGCCGCTCGTGAGCATTCCCATCCGGCGGCCCGTCCACTACATGGCCTGGGACCGGCTCTTCGAGATCCGCGGCCTTGCCTGGCTCATCCGCCGGCTCCGCGCCTTCCCCGTCGACATCGAGTCGTCCGATCCCAAGGCCACGCGGGCGGCGGTGCGGCTGCTGGATGCGGGGCAGGTGGTGATGATCTTCCCCGAGGCGGGCCGCAGTCTCGACGGCCGGCTCCAGCGATTCAAGCTCGGCGCCTTCCGCCTGGCCTGCGCGCGAGGTGTGCCGGTGCTGCCCGTCACCATCCTCGGCGGGCACGAGTCCTGGCCGCCGGGCCGCGCCCTGCCGCGTCCCGGCCGGCTCACCATCGTCTACCATCCTGTCGCCGCGCCGCCTGCAAACGGCGGCGACTTGCGCCACGCGGCGCGACAACTCGCCGACCGCGTGCGCGAGGCGGTCGCCTCGCGGCTCCCGTCGAGCCTGATCCCGCCCGCTGCCGCCGACGGACGGGGCTGA
- a CDS encoding GNAT family N-acetyltransferase: MSGGATRRWHYRRVVVMERMLTGDLPLPPARLPVRVAPLATDELSSLALLRPELTNDTFRQRLARGHRCFAAWHEGRIVHAGWAAPRAAWIEFLDYALPLAEGEVYQYDSYTAPAARGMGVAALRVAWMARHYQGEGAKRLIAVVWPGSPGAFRPLEKAGYRRRGSIHVLRLGPWRRVLHTRSRSRQ; the protein is encoded by the coding sequence GTGAGCGGCGGTGCCACCCGGCGCTGGCACTACCGTCGGGTCGTCGTGATGGAGCGCATGCTGACGGGCGACCTGCCGCTGCCGCCGGCCCGGCTCCCGGTGCGCGTGGCGCCTCTTGCGACCGACGAGCTCTCGAGCTTGGCGCTTCTGCGCCCCGAGCTCACGAACGACACATTTCGCCAGCGCCTTGCTCGGGGGCATCGATGCTTCGCCGCCTGGCACGAGGGCCGCATCGTGCACGCCGGCTGGGCCGCCCCGCGCGCGGCCTGGATCGAGTTCCTGGACTACGCCCTTCCGTTGGCCGAGGGGGAGGTGTATCAGTACGATTCCTACACGGCGCCGGCGGCGCGCGGGATGGGCGTGGCCGCGCTCCGGGTGGCCTGGATGGCCCGCCACTACCAAGGGGAAGGGGCGAAGCGCCTCATCGCGGTCGTCTGGCCGGGAAGCCCTGGCGCGTTCCGGCCGCTCGAGAAGGCCGGGTACCGGCGGCGGGGCAGCATCCACGTCCTGCGCCTGGGTCCCTGGCGCCGAGTCCTTCACACCCGCAGCCGCTCGCGCCAGTAG
- a CDS encoding glycosyltransferase, whose protein sequence is MTAAPAFSVIVPTYRRPHRLAACLRALAALDYPRDRFEVIVVDDGGGASLDGRPAGLDVTLHAQPHAGPAVARNAGAARARGEYLAFTDDDCAPDADWLRGLAEHAAAGADQLIGGYTVNALADNPYSSATQLLIDYLYEWQAGRDSDEGFFASNNLAAPAALFRARGGFDTSFPLAAGEDRELCYRWVRSGGRLVYAARAVVRHAHHLTLRTFWRQHVNYGRGAQRFHRRRVGSRGAGKPATFYTNLITFPLTRARGSRRLTLTALLALTQLATATGYWRERLRV, encoded by the coding sequence GTGACCGCAGCCCCCGCCTTCTCCGTGATCGTGCCGACGTATCGGCGGCCCCACCGCCTCGCGGCGTGCCTCCGCGCGCTGGCGGCGCTCGACTATCCGCGCGATCGCTTCGAGGTCATCGTGGTGGACGACGGCGGCGGCGCGAGCCTCGACGGGAGGCCGGCGGGGCTCGATGTGACGCTGCACGCCCAGCCGCACGCGGGACCCGCCGTCGCGCGCAATGCCGGTGCGGCGCGGGCGCGCGGCGAGTACCTCGCCTTCACCGACGACGACTGCGCGCCCGACGCGGACTGGCTGCGCGGGCTCGCCGAGCACGCAGCGGCGGGCGCGGACCAGCTCATCGGGGGGTACACGGTGAACGCGCTCGCGGACAACCCGTACTCCTCCGCCACCCAGCTCCTGATCGACTATCTCTACGAGTGGCAGGCCGGCCGCGACAGCGACGAGGGCTTCTTCGCCTCCAACAATCTCGCCGCCCCGGCAGCGCTCTTCCGCGCGCGCGGGGGCTTCGACACGAGCTTCCCCCTCGCCGCCGGCGAGGACCGTGAGCTCTGCTACCGCTGGGTCCGATCGGGCGGACGCCTGGTCTATGCGGCGCGCGCGGTCGTGCGCCACGCGCATCACCTCACGCTGCGGACCTTCTGGCGACAGCACGTCAACTACGGCCGCGGCGCGCAGCGCTTCCATCGCCGGCGGGTTGGCAGCCGGGGCGCGGGCAAGCCGGCAACCTTCTACACGAACCTGATCACGTTTCCGCTCACGCGCGCCCGGGGAAGTCGCCGCCTCACCCTCACCGCCTTGCTCGCCCTGACGCAGCTCGCGACCGCGACGGGCTACTGGCGCGAGCGGCTGCGGGTGTGA